catattaataataaaaaacataattataataatattaaggaattgtttttaaattaaacgtaATTGATAGGTTACGTCAGCTACATGAcagttgattaaaattttaattttttttctttacagaCTGTCCTGGAACAGAAAGTAATGATGCAGGAAAGGTATCAGCATGTGCTGGTTgtccaaaccaaaatatttgTGCGTCAGGTGCAACAAAGCAACCTGATCCAGGAATCGAATTAGTAAAAAAGAGGCTCGCtgatgtgaaaaataaaattttagtattatcagGCAAGGGTGGTGTTGGTAAAAGCACAATGACTTGTTTAATAGCACGTGCTTTAGCTGCAGACAGTGCAGATAGAAATGTAAgtaaagaaacttttttatttattaagtaagcaagtgtaaaaattttctattagaGTTATTGtggaaaataacaaaatacttACTTTCTTGCCTAAACCTAGAACATCAATCTGGTTTTCAATGTACATCGTTCCATGTCAAGGACTAAAAACATTGTACAAGCATTGATCCTATAAGCTCCGAAAATTCACCATCTATCTATAGCGATTCGCTATTTGTGTCGTATCAGCTTGTACCAGCTTCTTATTGATTACTAATGCATACTCGCGATTCAATGTTTTATGTTATTGCTCTTGGATTTTGTCTTTAAACTCCTGAACCTATGAATGCAAAAATGATATTATtgccattatttattttattgataattgtaattaatttgctTTCAGGTTGGTGTATTGGATATCGACATTTGTGGCCCGTCACAACCAAGAGTCTTGGGAGTTGTTGGAGAACAAATACACCAAAGTGGTTCTGGCTGGTCTCCAGTTGTATgtcttttttttctatttatttatttacataaattgaAGATATGAGAAGAAGGTGttctgcaatttttttaatgttattattatttttttttacttacacaagtatatattttgtatacgATATTTTGGCAGAGTATAATTTCTAATactacaaatttattaaccCTCGGAGTACACTGAGGATCATTTTGActccagaattttttttatcctaaaatatttctcgaaaataagttcatttttgattaattttttcaacattaaaaactatttaatttagaataataattattgtattcaTCAGAACATTGTTTTACctaccaaaaatttaataacctGAATTCCGATAAAATGCATAGTTTCTAAGATATAATTCTTCGAAAGTCAAGTAGGATCAATTTAACCTCGTGTCTACTTTCAAGTTCTGTTTGGAGGTGTATACTCCGAgggttaaaattttaattgcacTTCATAACATCTTCTTGCactcttagattattttttaataaaaatttattcaatattttatttttgcagtATGTAGAAGATAATTTGTCACTTATGTCAATAgcctttttattaaatagtccTAGTGATGCTGTTATTTGGCGAGGAcctaaaaaaaatggtaaaatatattttttataatttataaatattaaacttctgataccttaaatttttttcatatttgaattttatatatactttttacagGAATGATTAGACAATTTTTATCAGAAGTTGATTGGGGTAATTTGGATTACCTAATCTTAGATACACCACCGGGTACATCTGATGAACATTTATCGGCAACTACATACTTGAAAAATACAGGAATAACGGGAGCAATTATTGTTACTACTCCTCAAGAAGTAGCTTTGCTTGATGTCAGAAAAGAAATagatttttgtaagaaagttAAAATTCCTATTCTGGGTACTGTTGAGAATATGAGTATTTTTGTTTGTCCAAAATGCAAAGTAagtgtcatttttaaattctcgataaaggtatattttattttaactaattaagtaattactaatttatttatttatttattagaatagCGCTGAAATATTCCCAGCATTGACTGGAGGTGCCCGAAATATGGCTGAGGAAATGAATGTTGAATTTTTAGGCTCTATTCCCTTGGATCCACTGCTAGCACGCTGTTCTGATGAaggtaaaaacatttttactgaAATGCCCGAATCACCAACAATTGCTGcgctcaaaaaaattgttactcGTAAgtcaaacttatttttaaatcgttgAAATATTGAgtagataaatataaaattaatttatttaacaggGATCATTGACAAGTGCGAAAACAGTGAAATGAAAACAGCAGAAgctgaataataataatacaataaaaaattccaaactttataaatttattatcataagtATATTAATAATGCATTACAAAAagtgttatttatattttaatcatgtgttattattaaaatagaaaattttttcacacataagttccatttttattttcagttcgGTAATTCAATTACCAATATGATGCACAGTGGAAAAAATGATACGATAAAGTCATAAAATTATAGTTCATGATGATATTTACCGTAAAATGTCACGTACAATAATCATGATCTGactcattaaaaatatatcgatAAATTACActttcagcctcttgctcaaCACTATAAGATGATTTGTCAGTGTCGATACTGTTAGTAGCGACATATCTAAATATTTTGTTCATATTTTCTTGTTCATTATCATTAATCGACATTGTCGATTTATCTTCATCTGGAATATAAGCTTCATATCTAAATATTTCAGTCTTTTCATTGTCATTTTCTAGCTGTTCGCACTTTACCGTAACCGGTGCAATAAAATTTGGATTGTTTAATTCTGACATTTCATCCATCTGCAAAAGAATtatataatgaatatttacaCTAGTAATTTAACCATTAAAACagataaaaaagaatatttaccAGGCTTTTGTCATttggatttaatttttttattatcatgagTAATTTTAAGTGATTATCGTTTAactgcttattttttttcttcactatTTGGATTTGTTTTTGAAGTTCCGAAATACGGTTTCTAgcttgttgaaaataaaaccTTGCATTTTGCGGTGAATCCATATCTTCTATACTAAAATCACCTTCAAAGTATCTGCGTCTACGAGTTGAATTctcacaatttttcaaattcatttcAGATATCATTACAGtattagaatttaatgcaTCTGCGTGTCTTGAATCATTTTCTAATAATTCATCAGATTTTATAACTGGCGACGGATTATCTGAAtgtattctttaaaaaataaaaaatttataactacttaaatatattttcaattatgataatggtaaagaaaaaaatacaacaattaaataataaattgcatACTTACTCATTCTCATTACATTCGCTTGTTTGTTTACCCACAGGAACAATATTTGGTTGTCTGCGTACAGAAATAATATTTggcgaagtaaatttttttcttgttttaataactttgttatcattattgtcATTATCACCTATAAACAGTGTTGGTATAGCATCGGATCGTAATGATCTACCTCGACCAAAATGCCTTGGAATAAACGATTCATCAGTAAAATGACGGGAACAAATTCGAGAAatagatgaaaattttaaattatttattgctagAATTGAAAACCATTGTTCCTTCATTTTTTCATCCTTTGGGAGtctgaaaatataaatgtatgaatGTAGAAACTCA
The sequence above is drawn from the Cotesia glomerata isolate CgM1 linkage group LG4, MPM_Cglom_v2.3, whole genome shotgun sequence genome and encodes:
- the LOC123263895 gene encoding cytosolic Fe-S cluster assembly factor NUBP1 homolog yields the protein MADIPTNAPEHCPGTESNDAGKVSACAGCPNQNICASGATKQPDPGIELVKKRLADVKNKILVLSGKGGVGKSTMTCLIARALAADSADRNVGVLDIDICGPSQPRVLGVVGEQIHQSGSGWSPVYVEDNLSLMSIAFLLNSPSDAVIWRGPKKNGMIRQFLSEVDWGNLDYLILDTPPGTSDEHLSATTYLKNTGITGAIIVTTPQEVALLDVRKEIDFCKKVKIPILGTVENMSIFVCPKCKNSAEIFPALTGGARNMAEEMNVEFLGSIPLDPLLARCSDEGKNIFTEMPESPTIAALKKIVTRIIDKCENSEMKTAEAE
- the LOC123263894 gene encoding uncharacterized protein LOC123263894 isoform X1, coding for MGFRCIVTSCRARYKKESPLSFYQLPKDEKMKEQWFSILAINNLKFSSISRICSRHFTDESFIPRHFGRGRSLRSDAIPTLFIGDNDNNDNKVIKTRKKFTSPNIISVRRQPNIVPVGKQTSECNENEIHSDNPSPVIKSDELLENDSRHADALNSNTVMISEMNLKNCENSTRRRRYFEGDFSIEDMDSPQNARFYFQQARNRISELQKQIQIVKKKNKQLNDNHLKLLMIIKKLNPNDKSLMDEMSELNNPNFIAPVTVKCEQLENDNEKTEIFRYEAYIPDEDKSTMSINDNEQENMNKIFRYVATNSIDTDKSSYSVEQEAESVIYRYIFNESDHDYCT
- the LOC123263894 gene encoding THAP domain-containing protein 1-like isoform X2 — translated: MGFRCIVTSCRARYKKESPLSFYQLPKDEKMKEQWFSILAINNLKFSSISRICSRHFTDESFIPRHFGRGRSLRSDAIPTLFIGDNDNNDNKVIKTRKKFTSPNIISVRRQPNIVPVGKQTSECNENERRYFEGDFSIEDMDSPQNARFYFQQARNRISELQKQIQIVKKKNKQLNDNHLKLLMIIKKLNPNDKSLMDEMSELNNPNFIAPVTVKCEQLENDNEKTEIFRYEAYIPDEDKSTMSINDNEQENMNKIFRYVATNSIDTDKSSYSVEQEAESVIYRYIFNESDHDYCT